In one Alnus glutinosa chromosome 12, dhAlnGlut1.1, whole genome shotgun sequence genomic region, the following are encoded:
- the LOC133851874 gene encoding nuclear transcription factor Y subunit B-4-like, with protein MANNSVREGFKYHLDDHEDGQLMKEQDRLLPIANVGRIMKQILPPNAKISKEAKETMQECASEFISFVTGEASDKCHKEKRKTVNGDDICWAMATLGFDDYADPLKKYLQRYRELEGERAQQGKASSCNEEKINETSNVVPTTPLKFNVIERSNSSLCARRF; from the coding sequence ATGGCCAATAATTCAGTCAGGGAAGGGTTTAAGTACCATTTGGATGATCATGAAGATGGGCAGCTGATGAAAGAGCAAGATCGGCTGCTTCCGATAGCTAATGTGGGGCGGATCATGAAGCAGATTCTGCCTCCAAACGCAAAAATCTCCAAAGAAGCCAAGGAAACCATGCAAGAGTGTGCGTCGGAGTTCATAAGCTTTGTCACAGGAGAAGCTTCGGACAAGTGTCATAAGGAGAAGCGCAAGACAGTGAACGGGGATGATATTTGCTGGGCTATGGCAACTCTAGGTTTTGATGACTATGCCGACCCATTGAAGAAGTATTTGCAAAGGTATAGGGAGTTGGAAGGGGAGAGAGCTCAACAAGGTAAGGCAAGCAGCTGCAATGAAGAAAAGATTAATGAAACATCAAACGTTGTTCCGACCACTCCCTTAAAGTTCAATGTGATTGAAAGGAGTAATAGCTCTCTGTGCGCCAGGCGATtttga